A stretch of Thermoanaerobaculales bacterium DNA encodes these proteins:
- a CDS encoding RsbRD N-terminal domain-containing protein, whose protein sequence is MTSPRRSLDELVADNRPAVLAGWMERILAACPPETARFLRDTSDRFGNPVGAALREELPALLDGVLGRVDDERLRASLDRIVRVRAVQGLAPSAAVSFLFDLKPILEQLLESAGGAARDELALLDRRVDRVALVAFDVYSICREQVCEIRVRSIRELSMKHLERLGEWQARRDGRPATADAEEAMPPERSDEWAP, encoded by the coding sequence ATGACGAGCCCACGGCGATCGCTCGACGAGCTGGTGGCCGACAACCGGCCGGCGGTGCTGGCCGGCTGGATGGAGCGGATCCTCGCGGCCTGCCCGCCCGAGACCGCCCGCTTCCTCCGCGACACCTCCGACCGCTTCGGCAACCCGGTCGGCGCCGCGCTGCGCGAGGAGCTCCCGGCGCTGCTCGACGGCGTGCTCGGCAGGGTCGATGACGAGCGCCTGCGCGCCTCCCTCGACCGGATCGTCCGCGTCCGGGCGGTGCAGGGGCTGGCGCCGTCGGCCGCAGTGTCCTTCCTGTTCGACCTCAAGCCGATCCTCGAGCAGCTCCTCGAGAGCGCCGGCGGCGCTGCGCGCGACGAGCTGGCGCTGCTCGACCGGCGGGTGGACCGGGTGGCTCTGGTGGCCTTCGACGTCTACTCGATCTGCCGGGAGCAGGTGTGCGAGATCCGGGTCCGGTCGATCCGGGAGCTCTCGATGAAGCACCTCGAGCGGCTCGGCGAGTGGCAGGCGCGGCGCGACGGCCGCCCCGCGACTGCGGACGCGGAGGAGGCGATGCCTCCGGAGAGGAGCGACGAATGGGCGCCGTGA
- a CDS encoding (Fe-S)-binding protein: MADHDQRPPHELIPVDLRPPKGDWRDPAVDFKARRGTWSYPGAAKNLVYMGFPNPRAWSPTDQDWQLPADWKRVVLEGIRERLLKYRSFHVFMDICVRCGACADKCHFFIGSGDPKNMPVLRAELLRSVYRREFTTAGRIFAELAGGRELTEAVMKEWYYYFYQCTECRRCSVYCPYGIDTAEITMMARELMMLVGLNINWVVEPVANCHRTGNHLGIQPHTFKDSVEFLLDELADVTGVRIEPQINRKGAEVLFVVPSADYFADPGTYTFVGYLLLFQHIGLDYTMSAYASEAGNFGLFTSHDTVKRLNWKIYHEAERLGVKWILGGECGHMWRVLHQYMDTMNGPADFLEVPRSPATGTVFANAASTRAVHICEFTADLIRHGKLKLDKSRNDAFRVTFHDSCNPARAMGLLEEPRYLIRSVCNHFHEMPESTIREHTFCCAGGAGLGNDENMEMRLRGGLPRGNAVRHVRDLYGVNRLACICAIDRATLPPVCDYWAPGVDVSGVHELVGNALVMDGENERATDLRGQSLQRDAAAPGPADA, encoded by the coding sequence ATGGCGGACCACGACCAGCGGCCGCCGCACGAGCTGATCCCGGTCGACCTCCGCCCGCCGAAGGGCGACTGGCGCGACCCGGCGGTCGACTTCAAGGCGCGGCGCGGCACCTGGTCCTACCCGGGCGCCGCCAAGAACCTGGTCTACATGGGCTTCCCGAACCCGCGCGCGTGGTCGCCCACCGACCAGGACTGGCAGCTGCCCGCGGACTGGAAGCGGGTCGTGCTGGAGGGCATCCGGGAACGGCTGCTCAAGTACCGCTCGTTCCACGTCTTCATGGACATTTGCGTGCGCTGCGGAGCGTGCGCCGACAAGTGCCACTTCTTCATCGGGTCCGGCGACCCCAAGAACATGCCGGTGCTGCGCGCCGAGCTGCTGCGCTCGGTCTACCGGCGCGAGTTCACCACCGCCGGCAGGATCTTCGCCGAGCTCGCCGGCGGCCGGGAGCTGACCGAGGCGGTGATGAAGGAGTGGTACTACTACTTCTACCAGTGCACCGAGTGCCGGCGCTGCTCGGTCTACTGCCCGTACGGGATCGACACCGCCGAGATCACCATGATGGCCCGCGAGCTGATGATGCTTGTCGGCCTCAACATCAACTGGGTCGTCGAGCCGGTGGCCAACTGCCATCGCACCGGCAACCACCTCGGGATCCAGCCCCACACCTTCAAGGACAGCGTGGAGTTCCTGCTCGACGAGCTTGCGGACGTCACCGGCGTCCGCATCGAGCCGCAGATCAACCGCAAGGGCGCCGAGGTCCTGTTCGTCGTGCCGTCCGCCGACTACTTCGCCGACCCCGGGACCTACACCTTCGTCGGCTACCTGCTGCTGTTCCAGCACATCGGCCTCGACTACACGATGTCGGCCTACGCATCCGAGGCCGGGAACTTCGGGCTGTTCACCTCCCACGACACGGTCAAGCGCCTGAACTGGAAGATCTACCACGAGGCCGAGCGGCTCGGCGTGAAGTGGATCCTGGGCGGCGAGTGCGGCCACATGTGGCGGGTGCTCCACCAGTACATGGACACGATGAACGGCCCGGCCGACTTTCTCGAGGTGCCGCGGTCGCCGGCCACCGGGACGGTGTTCGCCAACGCCGCGTCGACCAGGGCCGTCCACATCTGCGAGTTCACCGCGGACTTGATCCGCCACGGCAAGCTCAAGCTCGACAAGAGCCGCAACGACGCCTTCCGCGTGACCTTCCACGACTCCTGCAACCCGGCGCGCGCGATGGGCCTGCTCGAGGAGCCGCGCTACCTCATCAGGAGCGTCTGCAACCACTTTCACGAGATGCCCGAGAGCACGATCCGCGAGCACACCTTCTGCTGCGCCGGCGGTGCCGGCCTCGGCAACGACGAGAACATGGAGATGCGGCTGCGCGGCGGCCTGCCGCGCGGCAACGCGGTGCGCCACGTCCGCGACCTCTACGGCGTCAATCGGCTGGCCTGCATCTGCGCGATCGACCGGGCCACGCTGCCCCCGGTGTGCGACTACTGGGCGCCGGGAGTCGACGTCAGCGGCGTCCACGAGCTGGTCGGCAACGCGCTGGTCATGGACGGCGAGAACGAGCGCGCCACCGATCTGAGGGGCCAGTCACTCCAGCGGGACGCGGCGGCGCCGGGGCCAGCCGATGCCTGA
- a CDS encoding ATP-binding protein, producing MIRLGLRSRFFLYSNTVIAVTMVLVTFLWMVHARRSLHEAFIARGRSIVDAMASPMTVALEGSSAAVGGGAPETASTYIAEVLSRNPDFVRYVIVSDVNGHVTHASSPDLVGQHFDRPLGPGSIGAPPEVAIREDRSGERLLEVRTALDGTSSFLGSLAVGFSLDPIELRVAAVIRYAALVGVVLMLFNSAMTALYVETLIRPILTLNETMKRAGLGDLGVRAAAGGGDEVGELSGAFNRMMDELQAAREREKAQRTQLAQADKMAAVGTLAAGVAHEVNNPLAGVTACLENLRANPDDDEMRSRYLDLIGDGLARIERTITNLLNFSRQREVKLEPTSLNHSLRHVVELVGYQLRQAGVQVAFDLDADQAMVMADHFQMEQLFLNLVLNAIGAMPEGGALTLKTRVGRGEVTVDVKDTGTGIPEEIRGRVFDPFFTTREAGEGTGLGLAVSHSIVAAHGGTIEVESVPGAGTTFRVHFAAMAGGAAARGGR from the coding sequence ATGATCAGGCTCGGGCTGCGCTCCCGCTTCTTCCTCTACTCGAACACGGTGATCGCCGTGACGATGGTGCTCGTCACCTTCCTCTGGATGGTCCACGCGCGGCGGTCGCTGCACGAGGCGTTCATCGCCCGCGGCCGCAGCATCGTCGATGCCATGGCGTCGCCGATGACGGTGGCGCTGGAGGGCTCGTCGGCGGCGGTCGGCGGCGGCGCGCCCGAAACGGCCTCCACCTACATCGCCGAGGTCCTCAGCAGGAACCCCGACTTCGTCCGCTACGTGATCGTCAGCGACGTCAACGGCCACGTCACCCATGCGAGCTCTCCCGACCTGGTGGGGCAGCACTTCGATCGGCCGCTGGGCCCGGGCTCGATCGGGGCGCCGCCCGAGGTGGCGATCCGCGAGGACCGCTCCGGGGAGCGGTTGCTCGAGGTGCGGACGGCGCTCGACGGGACGAGCTCGTTTCTCGGCTCGCTGGCGGTCGGCTTCTCGCTCGACCCGATCGAGCTCAGGGTGGCGGCGGTGATCCGCTATGCCGCGCTGGTGGGCGTGGTGCTCATGCTCTTCAACTCGGCCATGACCGCGCTCTACGTGGAGACGCTGATCAGGCCCATCCTGACCCTGAACGAGACCATGAAGCGGGCCGGCCTCGGCGACCTCGGCGTGCGGGCGGCGGCGGGCGGCGGCGACGAGGTCGGCGAGCTGTCAGGGGCCTTCAACCGGATGATGGACGAGCTGCAGGCAGCGCGCGAGCGGGAGAAGGCGCAGCGGACGCAGCTCGCCCAGGCCGACAAGATGGCCGCGGTCGGCACCCTCGCGGCGGGCGTCGCCCACGAGGTAAACAACCCGCTGGCCGGGGTCACTGCCTGTCTCGAGAACCTGCGCGCCAACCCCGACGACGACGAGATGCGGAGCCGCTATCTCGACCTGATCGGCGACGGCCTGGCACGGATCGAGCGCACGATCACCAACCTGCTCAACTTCTCCCGCCAGCGCGAGGTCAAGCTGGAGCCGACCTCGCTCAACCACAGCCTGCGGCACGTCGTTGAGCTGGTGGGCTACCAGCTGCGCCAGGCCGGTGTGCAGGTTGCCTTCGACCTCGATGCCGATCAGGCGATGGTCATGGCCGACCACTTCCAGATGGAGCAGCTGTTCTTGAACCTGGTGCTCAATGCGATCGGCGCGATGCCCGAGGGAGGCGCCTTGACGCTGAAGACCCGGGTGGGCCGAGGCGAGGTGACGGTCGACGTGAAGGACACCGGGACCGGGATCCCGGAGGAGATCCGCGGCCGGGTGTTCGATCCGTTCTTCACGACCCGGGAGGCGGGCGAGGGCACCGGTCTGGGGCTCGCGGTGAGCCACAGCATCGTGGCGGCCCACGGCGGCACGATCGAGGTGGAGTCGGTGCCCGGCGCGGGCACCACCTTCCGCGTCCACTTCGCGGCGATGGCCGGCGGCGCCGCGGCCAGGGGCGGACGATGA
- the nrfD gene encoding polysulfide reductase NrfD has translation MLEKALAGGRGYWTWVFALLAVIGVGAACWHRQLTEGLTITGLSRDVVWGLYIAQFTFLVGVAASAVMVVLPYYMHDYRAFGRITILGELLAVAAVIMCMLFIFVDMGMPTRILNVFLYPSPRSMIFWDVVALGGYLVLNTIISRVTLGAERRGDPPPAWLKPIIILSIPWAVSIHTVTAFLYSGLAARPFWLTAILAPRFLASAFASGPALLILLAFVVRRVSSFDPGREAIRALGTIVTYAMIANVFFIAVELFTALYSGVPEQVSHFAFLFMGVAGEAALAPWMWASAVLAVVSLVLLLSPSLRGDQTALGVACAAIFASVWIDKGLGMVIAGFVPSPLGAVAHYSPTAPELMIGLAIWAAGLLILTALVRIVLVVRGHLRLN, from the coding sequence ATGCTTGAGAAGGCGCTGGCCGGAGGCCGAGGGTACTGGACGTGGGTCTTCGCGCTGCTCGCCGTGATCGGCGTCGGCGCCGCGTGCTGGCACCGGCAGCTCACCGAGGGCCTGACCATCACCGGCTTGAGCCGGGATGTGGTGTGGGGCCTCTATATCGCGCAGTTCACGTTTCTCGTCGGGGTGGCGGCATCGGCGGTGATGGTCGTGCTGCCCTACTACATGCATGACTACCGGGCGTTCGGCAGGATCACGATCCTCGGCGAGCTGCTGGCGGTCGCCGCGGTGATCATGTGCATGCTGTTCATCTTCGTGGACATGGGGATGCCGACCCGGATCCTCAACGTCTTCCTCTACCCGAGCCCTCGGTCGATGATCTTCTGGGACGTGGTCGCGCTCGGCGGCTACCTGGTGCTGAACACCATCATCAGCCGCGTGACGCTCGGTGCCGAGCGCCGCGGGGATCCGCCGCCGGCCTGGCTCAAGCCGATCATCATCCTGTCCATCCCGTGGGCGGTCAGCATCCACACCGTGACTGCCTTTCTCTACTCGGGCCTCGCCGCGCGGCCGTTCTGGCTGACCGCGATCCTGGCGCCGCGCTTTCTCGCCTCCGCCTTCGCGTCCGGCCCGGCGCTGCTGATCCTGCTCGCCTTCGTGGTGCGCAGGGTGTCGAGCTTCGACCCGGGACGGGAGGCGATCCGCGCCCTGGGCACGATCGTCACCTACGCGATGATCGCGAACGTCTTCTTCATTGCGGTGGAGCTGTTCACCGCGCTCTACAGCGGCGTCCCGGAGCAGGTCAGCCACTTCGCCTTCCTGTTCATGGGGGTTGCCGGCGAGGCCGCGCTGGCGCCGTGGATGTGGGCCTCGGCCGTGCTCGCGGTGGTGTCGCTGGTGCTGCTCCTCAGCCCGAGCCTGCGCGGCGACCAGACGGCGCTCGGCGTCGCCTGCGCCGCGATCTTCGCGTCGGTCTGGATCGACAAGGGCCTCGGCATGGTGATCGCCGGCTTCGTGCCGTCGCCGCTCGGCGCCGTGGCGCACTACTCGCCGACCGCCCCGGAGCTGATGATCGGACTCGCGATCTGGGCGGCCGGCCTGCTGATCCTGACCGCCCTCGTCAGGATCGTGCTCGTGGTCCGCGGCCACCTCCGCCTGAACTGA
- the dsrJ gene encoding sulfate reduction electron transfer complex DsrMKJOP subunit DsrJ, with translation MPESAKIAGGLAIFVVVMTSPLWYNALTAAPAQVPALDPPPNGSRECVEVRSYMRASHMHLLNEWRDGVVRDGRRSYVSTTNGRTFDMSLSQTCLGCHSNKAGFCDRCHSFLAVEPGCWSCHVEPTEGT, from the coding sequence ATGCCTGAGTCCGCCAAGATCGCCGGCGGCCTCGCCATCTTCGTGGTCGTGATGACGTCGCCGCTCTGGTACAACGCGCTCACCGCCGCGCCGGCCCAGGTGCCCGCGCTGGACCCGCCTCCGAACGGCTCCAGGGAGTGCGTCGAGGTCAGGTCCTACATGCGGGCCTCCCACATGCACCTGCTCAACGAGTGGCGGGACGGCGTCGTGCGCGACGGCCGGCGCAGCTACGTCAGCACCACCAACGGGCGCACCTTCGACATGAGCCTCTCGCAGACCTGCCTGGGCTGCCACTCCAACAAGGCCGGGTTCTGCGATCGATGCCACAGCTTCCTGGCGGTCGAGCCCGGTTGCTGGAGCTGCCATGTCGAGCCGACGGAGGGGACGTGA
- a CDS encoding TusE/DsrC/DsvC family sulfur relay protein, translating into MPTFEFAGLALEVDEDGFMQDPNQWNQDVAAALATTEGVSGLTDSHWKVVNYLREYYLQFGVAPMIRKLCKQTGFSLKEIYEMFPSGPAKGACKVAGLPKPTGCV; encoded by the coding sequence ATGCCGACGTTCGAGTTTGCGGGTCTTGCGCTGGAGGTCGACGAGGACGGGTTCATGCAGGACCCGAACCAGTGGAACCAGGATGTGGCGGCGGCACTGGCGACCACCGAGGGCGTCTCCGGCCTGACCGACAGCCACTGGAAGGTCGTCAACTACCTGCGCGAGTACTACCTCCAGTTCGGGGTCGCGCCGATGATCCGGAAGCTGTGCAAGCAGACCGGGTTCAGCCTGAAGGAGATCTACGAGATGTTCCCCTCGGGCCCGGCGAAGGGCGCCTGCAAGGTGGCCGGCCTTCCCAAGCCGACCGGCTGCGTGTAG
- the cysG gene encoding siroheme synthase CysG, translating into MYPVMLELEGQRCLVVGGGGVALRKVQGLIEAGARVTVVAPVAAAPLEALAAAGRIQWEQRPYRPGEAGGYALVLSAADDREVNAQVSADARAAGIWVNVADDPELCSFQLPARLRRGALQLAIGSAGEAPFAVRRLRGLLERRFGPEWGEWLAAAARFRERVRRAGLPATEQEARFERFFEATVDGDRLTARVPGEAELRQWLDAEAEPQPAKLGDPAAAGGDRTGGQGLVSLVGAGPGCPGLITVRGRRRLAEADAVVYDRLAAPALPCDLAPTVELHPVGKAAGRHPIPQEEINALLVLLARAGKRVVRLKGGDPYVFGRGGEEAEALAAAGIRFEVVPGVTSGLAALAWAGIPATHRREAVRLSLVTAHESGKGEDPLARWDLLAGDDHATLVSYMSVGALADVVRRLLDAGMDPMVPAAVIERGTTSAQRRVVSTLGELPGASARAGIEPPALLAIGPTVRHADRLDWHSRLPLAGQRLLMAAAGAELSACLEDAGAEVVAVPLPVTPAARVVMAALPLTHCLVRQPAEVDSLDDERGGPGWGPEVVTLCVGEETASRARGCGWQRVAVIEEDLGCAELVARIAAAVAAG; encoded by the coding sequence GTGTACCCGGTGATGCTCGAGCTCGAGGGACAGCGCTGCCTGGTGGTCGGCGGCGGCGGCGTGGCCCTGCGCAAGGTGCAGGGCCTCATCGAGGCCGGCGCCCGGGTGACGGTGGTGGCGCCGGTGGCGGCCGCGCCGCTCGAGGCCTTGGCCGCGGCCGGCCGGATCCAGTGGGAGCAGCGGCCGTACCGCCCCGGTGAGGCCGGCGGATACGCGCTGGTGCTCTCGGCCGCCGACGACCGCGAGGTCAACGCGCAGGTGTCCGCCGATGCCCGAGCCGCCGGCATCTGGGTCAACGTGGCCGACGACCCGGAGCTGTGCTCCTTCCAGCTGCCGGCGCGCCTGCGCCGGGGAGCCCTCCAGCTCGCCATCGGCTCGGCGGGCGAGGCGCCGTTCGCGGTGCGGCGCCTGCGCGGCCTGCTCGAGCGGCGGTTCGGCCCGGAGTGGGGCGAGTGGCTGGCGGCGGCGGCCCGCTTCCGCGAGCGGGTCCGGCGGGCCGGTCTACCGGCCACCGAGCAGGAGGCCCGGTTCGAGCGGTTCTTCGAGGCGACCGTCGACGGGGATCGCCTGACCGCGCGCGTGCCCGGCGAGGCCGAGCTGCGGCAGTGGCTCGATGCCGAGGCCGAGCCGCAACCGGCGAAGCTCGGCGACCCGGCGGCTGCCGGCGGTGACCGGACCGGCGGCCAGGGGCTGGTGTCGCTGGTGGGCGCCGGTCCCGGCTGCCCGGGGCTGATCACGGTCCGCGGACGGCGGCGCCTCGCCGAGGCCGACGCGGTGGTCTACGACCGGCTCGCGGCGCCGGCGCTGCCCTGCGACCTGGCGCCGACGGTGGAGCTGCACCCGGTCGGCAAGGCGGCCGGCCGCCACCCGATCCCGCAGGAGGAGATCAACGCGCTGCTGGTGCTCCTCGCGCGTGCCGGCAAGCGGGTGGTCCGGCTCAAGGGCGGGGATCCGTACGTCTTCGGCCGCGGCGGCGAGGAGGCCGAGGCGCTCGCGGCCGCGGGCATCCGGTTCGAGGTGGTGCCGGGCGTGACCTCGGGACTTGCCGCCCTGGCGTGGGCCGGGATCCCGGCGACCCACCGCCGCGAGGCGGTGCGGTTGTCGCTGGTCACGGCGCACGAGTCCGGCAAGGGCGAGGACCCGCTCGCCCGCTGGGACCTGCTGGCTGGCGACGATCACGCCACCCTGGTCTCCTACATGAGCGTGGGCGCCCTGGCCGACGTGGTGCGGCGGCTGCTCGACGCCGGCATGGACCCGATGGTGCCGGCGGCGGTGATCGAGCGCGGCACGACCTCGGCTCAGCGGCGGGTGGTGTCGACGCTCGGCGAGCTCCCCGGCGCGTCGGCCCGGGCTGGGATCGAGCCGCCGGCGCTGCTCGCGATCGGGCCGACGGTGCGCCACGCCGATCGCCTCGACTGGCACTCGAGGCTGCCGCTGGCCGGCCAACGGCTGCTGATGGCGGCGGCCGGCGCGGAGCTCTCGGCCTGCCTCGAGGATGCGGGCGCCGAGGTGGTCGCGGTGCCGCTGCCGGTGACGCCTGCGGCCCGGGTGGTGATGGCGGCGCTGCCGCTGACCCATTGCCTGGTGCGGCAGCCGGCCGAGGTGGACAGCCTCGATGACGAGCGCGGCGGTCCGGGCTGGGGGCCGGAGGTGGTGACCCTGTGCGTCGGGGAGGAGACCGCGAGCCGGGCCAGGGGCTGCGGCTGGCAGCGGGTGGCGGTGATCGAGGAGGACCTGGGCTGTGCGGAGCTGGTGGCGCGAATCGCGGCCGCTGTCGCGGCCGGCTAG
- a CDS encoding 4Fe-4S dicluster domain-containing protein gives MDRSRRGFLEIAGLSLLGAAGGPALVACGGGAGEDARRRPPGPSPTGARLAMVIDLRKFTRDGDLLERCIRACHDAHNVPDFGDDRKNEVKWMWAEAFESAFHTEELHYLRSDLEGKPTLLLCNHCDNPPCTRVCPTKATWKRSSDGIVMMDWHRCIGCRYCIVACPYGSRSFNWTDPRPHIENAHADFPTRMRGVVEKCNFCEERLAGGRGPACVEACTDDEIVFGDLDDPASKVRRLLAEHLAIRRKPGLGTRPEVYYIVEDPRTLGAARAAAAAPSGAGADHA, from the coding sequence ATGGACCGGTCACGACGAGGGTTCCTCGAGATCGCCGGCCTGTCGCTGTTGGGGGCCGCCGGCGGCCCGGCCCTGGTGGCGTGCGGCGGGGGTGCCGGGGAAGACGCCAGGCGCCGCCCCCCCGGGCCGTCTCCCACCGGCGCCCGGCTCGCCATGGTGATCGACCTGAGGAAGTTCACCAGGGACGGCGATCTGCTCGAGCGCTGCATCCGGGCCTGCCACGACGCCCACAACGTCCCCGACTTCGGGGACGACCGCAAGAACGAGGTCAAGTGGATGTGGGCCGAGGCCTTCGAGTCGGCGTTCCACACCGAGGAGCTCCACTACCTGCGCAGCGACCTCGAGGGCAAGCCCACCCTGCTGCTGTGCAATCACTGCGACAACCCGCCCTGCACCCGGGTCTGCCCGACCAAGGCGACCTGGAAGCGCTCCTCCGACGGCATCGTGATGATGGACTGGCACCGCTGCATCGGCTGCCGCTACTGCATCGTGGCCTGCCCCTACGGGTCGCGGAGCTTCAACTGGACCGACCCGCGGCCCCACATCGAGAACGCGCACGCCGACTTCCCGACGCGGATGCGCGGGGTGGTCGAGAAGTGCAACTTCTGCGAGGAGCGGCTGGCTGGCGGCCGCGGGCCCGCGTGCGTCGAGGCCTGCACCGACGACGAGATCGTGTTCGGCGACCTCGACGATCCTGCCTCGAAGGTGCGCCGGCTGCTCGCCGAGCACCTCGCCATCCGCCGCAAGCCCGGTCTCGGCACGCGGCCCGAGGTCTACTACATCGTCGAGGACCCGCGGACCCTGGGGGCAGCGCGGGCGGCAGCCGCGGCGCCGAGCGGCGCGGGGGCCGACCATGCTTGA
- a CDS encoding tetratricopeptide repeat protein gives MPQAESRTERLERCLEAVERSPGSAVARYNLGLAWQKLGRFGEAEQAYRKAVELDPTLAEAWVNLGGVRLHGWDFEGCLEASLKAVELRDDLVVAHHNLGQAYLYMNDPENLVRCARRVLELDADHPPSHYYAAVGLLALGELGAAERHLGRAMELGHRPTAEFLRALERAQRSKAEGRIDMVEIGGGEIPGRAKED, from the coding sequence ATGCCGCAGGCTGAAAGCCGCACCGAGCGGCTCGAGCGCTGTCTCGAGGCGGTCGAGCGGAGCCCGGGCTCTGCCGTGGCCCGCTACAACCTCGGGCTCGCCTGGCAGAAGTTGGGCCGGTTCGGGGAAGCGGAGCAGGCCTACCGGAAAGCCGTCGAGCTCGACCCGACGCTGGCGGAGGCGTGGGTCAACCTGGGAGGCGTCCGTCTTCACGGCTGGGACTTCGAGGGCTGCCTGGAGGCCTCGCTCAAGGCGGTCGAGCTGCGGGACGACCTGGTGGTGGCCCACCACAACCTGGGCCAGGCCTACCTGTACATGAATGACCCCGAGAACCTCGTGCGCTGCGCGAGGCGGGTGCTCGAGCTGGATGCTGACCATCCGCCGTCCCACTACTACGCGGCGGTCGGCCTGCTCGCGCTCGGTGAGCTGGGCGCGGCCGAGCGCCATCTCGGGCGGGCGATGGAGCTCGGGCACCGCCCCACGGCGGAGTTCCTGCGGGCCCTCGAGCGGGCCCAGCGGTCCAAGGCCGAGGGTCGAATCGACATGGTCGAGATCGGCGGGGGAGAGATCCCCGGGAGAGCGAAGGAGGACTGA
- the dsrM gene encoding sulfate reduction electron transfer complex DsrMKJOP subunit DsrM, which yields MGAVISLVAVAGLSLTALVAAEVGGQRFLIGVIVPGLAFAGFLVGIVYRVARWARSAVPFRIPTTCGQQSSLPWIRSDHLDNPSGTWGVLGRMALEVLFFRSLFRNHVVEIDRGREKVFYIGSKYLWAAAMVFHWSMLLVVLRHFRLFVDPVPGWVELLQRWDGFFQVGVPVLYLTTVAFVAALAWLLVRRLADAKVRCISLPSDYFALYLLLGIAASGILMRHVEKVDIVQVKGAVAGWASLHAVAPVGVGAWYFVHVFLVSVLLVYFPFSKLLHMPGVFLSPTRNLANSNRRLRHVNPWNPPIVGHTYAEWEEEFHDRLVAAGLPLERE from the coding sequence ATGGGCGCCGTGATCTCGCTGGTCGCGGTGGCCGGGCTGTCCCTGACGGCTCTGGTCGCGGCCGAGGTCGGCGGGCAGCGCTTCCTGATCGGGGTCATCGTTCCCGGGCTCGCCTTCGCGGGGTTCCTGGTGGGGATCGTGTACCGGGTCGCACGCTGGGCGAGGTCCGCGGTGCCGTTCCGGATCCCCACCACCTGCGGTCAGCAGAGCTCGCTCCCCTGGATCAGGAGCGACCACCTCGACAACCCGAGCGGGACCTGGGGGGTGCTCGGCCGGATGGCGCTCGAGGTGCTGTTCTTCCGGTCGCTGTTTCGAAACCACGTCGTCGAGATCGACCGCGGCCGGGAGAAGGTCTTCTACATCGGCAGCAAGTACCTGTGGGCGGCAGCGATGGTCTTCCACTGGTCGATGCTGCTGGTCGTGCTGCGGCACTTCCGGCTCTTCGTCGACCCGGTGCCCGGGTGGGTCGAGCTCCTCCAGCGCTGGGACGGCTTCTTCCAGGTCGGGGTGCCGGTCCTCTACCTGACGACGGTGGCGTTCGTCGCCGCCCTCGCCTGGCTGCTGGTGCGCCGGCTGGCGGACGCGAAGGTCCGCTGCATCTCGCTGCCGTCGGACTACTTCGCGCTCTACCTGCTGCTGGGGATCGCTGCCTCGGGCATCTTGATGCGCCACGTCGAGAAGGTCGACATCGTCCAGGTCAAGGGGGCGGTCGCCGGATGGGCCTCGCTGCACGCGGTGGCGCCGGTTGGGGTGGGGGCGTGGTACTTCGTGCACGTGTTCCTGGTCAGCGTGCTGCTCGTCTACTTCCCGTTCTCGAAGCTGCTGCACATGCCGGGCGTCTTCCTGAGCCCGACCCGGAACCTCGCCAACAGCAACCGCCGGCTTCGCCACGTCAACCCCTGGAACCCCCCGATCGTCGGTCACACCTACGCCGAGTGGGAGGAGGAGTTCCACGACCGGCTGGTGGCGGCAGGGCTTCCGCTGGAGAGGGAGTGA